In Candidatus Anaeroferrophillus wilburensis, one DNA window encodes the following:
- the yhbY gene encoding ribosome assembly RNA-binding protein YhbY: protein MLEGFQRKYLRGLAHGLKPLVYVGQKGLTDGVVASVDEVLELHELIKVKFVDFKEKSQKEELAAVIVKQTGSELAGIIGNIAIFYRQQQDPAKRTINLPQK from the coding sequence ATGTTGGAGGGTTTTCAACGAAAATATTTACGGGGCTTGGCCCATGGGTTGAAACCGCTGGTCTATGTTGGCCAGAAGGGATTGACCGATGGGGTGGTTGCCTCGGTGGATGAAGTTCTGGAACTCCATGAGCTGATCAAGGTGAAATTTGTTGATTTCAAGGAAAAATCCCAGAAAGAGGAGCTGGCCGCTGTTATTGTCAAACAGACCGGCAGCGAACTGGCCGGGATAATCGGCAATATTGCTATTTTTTACCGTCAGCAGCAGGATCCGGCAAAGCGGACCATCAATCTGCCGCAAAAATAG
- a CDS encoding membrane integrity-associated transporter subunit PqiC — protein MKYALLLAAALMALACGSCSLKPTKGSAPTTTYILQDLQPATPIFRKQPFTLLIRETAAPALISSRKIIYSKTPATRSFYQYASWADTPPNSLTRLLTARLEKNGPFAGVCRRPSAISTDLQLALELDEFYHDAGSNPGMVKIAIRGKLFDSRRKAIIAQQRFAKEVAVERYDSRGAVEGFSRAVSLILDDIVSWLTESAATLPAP, from the coding sequence ATGAAATATGCGCTACTTCTGGCCGCCGCGCTCATGGCTCTGGCCTGCGGCAGCTGCAGCTTGAAACCGACTAAAGGCTCTGCGCCAACCACCACTTATATCCTTCAGGACTTGCAGCCGGCTACACCTATCTTCCGCAAGCAGCCATTTACCCTGCTGATCAGGGAAACAGCGGCCCCGGCCCTGATCAGCAGCCGTAAAATAATCTACAGTAAGACACCGGCAACCAGAAGTTTTTACCAATATGCCTCCTGGGCTGACACCCCTCCCAACTCCCTCACCAGGCTGCTGACGGCCAGGCTTGAAAAGAACGGTCCTTTTGCCGGGGTCTGCCGCCGACCATCGGCAATCAGCACCGATCTCCAGCTGGCCCTCGAACTCGATGAGTTTTATCATGATGCCGGCAGCAATCCCGGCATGGTAAAAATTGCCATCCGGGGAAAGCTGTTTGACAGCCGCCGCAAAGCCATCATCGCCCAGCAACGCTTTGCGAAAGAAGTGGCAGTAGAACGTTATGATTCAAGGGGAGCTGTCGAGGGGTTTTCCCGGGCCGTGAGTTTGATTCTTGATGACATCGTGAGTTGGCTGACAGAAAGTGCCGCCACCCTGCCGGCGCCCTAG
- a CDS encoding MCE family protein: METKANYFLVGSMVVILSIIMVIAMLWFAEKSGQQDSKKFTIYFEQYSLAGLQVDSAVTMKGIRVGSVDQLNISSDNIEQVKVVIKLNASAPVKTDTEAVVKRNLLTGLANIDLINSHQESPLLQEIPKDEKFPVIPEGQTELTAMITDALPTLLANVDRMISNANTLLSPENQQLFHSLLQDLAGASKQLADGQARLTALIDEATRLAGTSRTMVAHLDQRTARMEESITATIGMAQETITAAGPVLTQFHQLAASLENNSRQLNDMVSGSATTIALEMEYLTGELVKTAQQITDTLEQYKQPREIIWGPDRSSLGPGEGGRK; encoded by the coding sequence ATGGAAACAAAAGCAAACTATTTTCTGGTCGGCAGTATGGTTGTCATACTCTCCATCATCATGGTGATCGCCATGCTTTGGTTTGCCGAAAAATCCGGACAGCAGGACAGCAAAAAATTTACCATCTACTTTGAGCAATACTCCCTGGCTGGTCTGCAGGTTGACAGCGCGGTCACCATGAAAGGTATCCGCGTCGGCAGTGTCGACCAGTTAAACATCTCTTCGGACAATATCGAGCAGGTAAAAGTGGTGATTAAACTGAACGCAAGCGCACCGGTAAAAACCGATACGGAAGCGGTGGTGAAGCGAAACCTGCTTACCGGCTTGGCCAACATCGACCTGATCAACAGCCATCAGGAAAGCCCCCTATTGCAGGAAATTCCGAAAGATGAGAAATTCCCGGTTATTCCTGAAGGACAAACTGAGCTGACGGCAATGATTACCGATGCCCTGCCGACCCTGCTGGCTAATGTTGACCGGATGATCAGCAATGCCAATACCTTGTTGTCACCCGAGAACCAGCAGCTGTTCCACTCGCTGCTGCAGGATCTTGCCGGTGCATCAAAACAACTTGCCGACGGCCAGGCACGGTTAACCGCCCTGATTGATGAGGCAACCAGGCTGGCCGGCACCTCACGTACAATGGTTGCTCATCTCGATCAGAGGACCGCCAGGATGGAAGAATCAATTACCGCGACCATCGGCATGGCACAGGAGACCATCACCGCCGCTGGCCCGGTCCTGACACAGTTCCACCAACTGGCCGCCAGCCTTGAAAACAACAGCAGGCAGCTGAATGATATGGTTTCAGGTTCGGCCACCACCATCGCCCTGGAGATGGAATATTTAACCGGAGAACTGGTTAAAACGGCTCAGCAGATCACTGATACCCTGGAGCAGTACAAGCAGCCCAGGGAAATTATCTGGGGACCAGACCGCTCATCCTTGGGTCCTGGAGAGGGAGGTAGGAAATGA
- a CDS encoding ATP-binding cassette domain-containing protein, whose amino-acid sequence METKSGAVEPIVSVKDLHTSFGSQVVHQQLTFTITPGAIVALIGESGTGKSVLLKEMLGLLRPAAGSIALFGADIWHCDQETLAAIRNRYGVLFQNGALFSALTVGDNVAVPLLEQSGLSRELIMPMVDLRLSMAGLSSTVSHQMPSDLSGGMRKRVALARALALEPELLFLDEPTSGLDPINARAFDQLVRTLSDNLGLTIIMVTHDLDTLRSIADRIIVLGRGTILADGTLTDIKKHDDPWIKAYFASRAGIS is encoded by the coding sequence ATGGAAACAAAGAGCGGGGCCGTCGAACCGATTGTCAGCGTTAAAGATTTGCATACCAGCTTCGGTTCTCAGGTTGTCCACCAGCAGCTTACCTTCACCATCACACCGGGAGCCATTGTTGCCCTGATCGGTGAAAGCGGCACCGGGAAATCGGTCCTGCTTAAAGAGATGCTCGGCCTGCTGCGGCCGGCTGCGGGTTCAATTGCTCTTTTCGGCGCAGACATCTGGCACTGCGACCAGGAAACCCTGGCCGCTATCCGTAACCGCTATGGCGTCCTGTTCCAGAATGGCGCCCTCTTTTCTGCCCTGACGGTTGGCGATAATGTGGCCGTTCCCCTGCTGGAACAGAGCGGACTCAGCAGGGAACTAATCATGCCGATGGTTGATCTCCGCCTGTCCATGGCCGGCCTGTCATCCACAGTCAGCCACCAGATGCCCAGCGATTTGTCAGGCGGCATGCGCAAGCGGGTGGCACTGGCCCGGGCCCTGGCCCTGGAACCGGAGTTGCTTTTCCTTGACGAACCCACCTCCGGCCTTGACCCCATCAACGCCCGGGCGTTTGACCAGCTGGTGAGGACATTGAGTGATAATCTGGGGCTGACCATTATCATGGTCACCCACGACCTTGATACCCTAAGGAGCATTGCCGACCGCATTATCGTCCTCGGCCGGGGCACCATCCTGGCAGACGGCACCCTGACTGACATCAAAAAGCATGATGATCCCTGGATCAAAGCCTACTTTGCCTCCCGAGCCGGGATATCGTAA
- a CDS encoding ABC transporter permease → MEATDHAPPWWHIEQKAGTVMLVISGAWQLANLNAIHRQIKHNTSVFATPQPVMVDGSGLSALDTAGALVMFQSLIKAGAERDHIKLTGFQQAHLHIATLVREHLPSTAPVTAPAALAPVELIGKSAISWFENLFRLISFLGQTTIEFWQILRRPANIRTKELVVQLQQACLEAIPIITLVTLLIGIVIAYLSAIQIKQYGANIFIVDGVGIAMCRELSPMIVAIVVAGRTGSSYTAQIGTMKLNEEIDALVTMGLSPMQVLVLPRVLALAIAMPLLVLIGDLAGIIGGMMIAGLHLEITSTTFITRLQEVISLKTFMVGISKAPIFAIFIAMIGCRMGLNVENNTLSIGLHTTSTVVQSIVSVILLDAVFAIICVELGI, encoded by the coding sequence ATGGAAGCAACCGATCATGCTCCGCCCTGGTGGCATATTGAGCAGAAGGCCGGCACCGTCATGCTCGTTATTTCAGGAGCCTGGCAGCTGGCAAACCTCAATGCCATCCACCGGCAGATTAAGCACAATACCTCGGTTTTTGCCACCCCCCAACCGGTCATGGTGGACGGCAGCGGGCTCTCAGCTCTCGATACGGCCGGTGCCCTGGTCATGTTCCAGTCCCTGATCAAGGCAGGCGCGGAGCGGGACCACATCAAACTGACCGGTTTCCAGCAAGCCCACCTCCATATTGCCACACTGGTCAGGGAACATCTCCCCAGTACCGCACCGGTGACAGCACCGGCAGCGCTCGCTCCGGTGGAACTGATCGGCAAATCAGCCATCAGCTGGTTCGAAAACCTGTTCCGGCTGATCAGCTTTCTCGGCCAGACCACCATCGAATTCTGGCAGATCCTCCGTCGGCCTGCCAACATCCGCACCAAGGAACTGGTTGTCCAACTGCAGCAGGCCTGCCTGGAGGCAATTCCCATTATCACCCTGGTAACCCTGCTCATCGGCATCGTCATCGCCTATCTTTCCGCCATCCAGATCAAACAATATGGCGCCAATATTTTCATTGTCGATGGAGTGGGCATTGCCATGTGCCGGGAACTCTCGCCGATGATTGTCGCCATCGTTGTTGCCGGCCGAACCGGATCTTCCTACACCGCCCAGATCGGCACCATGAAGCTTAACGAAGAGATTGATGCCTTGGTTACCATGGGACTGTCACCGATGCAGGTGCTCGTCCTGCCGCGGGTGCTGGCCCTGGCAATTGCCATGCCTCTGCTGGTTCTCATTGGTGATCTCGCGGGCATCATTGGCGGCATGATGATTGCCGGACTACACCTGGAGATTACCAGCACCACCTTCATTACCCGCCTGCAGGAGGTTATTTCTTTGAAAACCTTCATGGTGGGAATCAGCAAAGCACCCATATTTGCCATATTTATTGCGATGATCGGCTGCCGCATGGGCCTTAACGTGGAGAATAATACCCTCAGCATCGGCCTGCACACAACTTCGACCGTGGTCCAAAGCATTGTCTCCGTTATTCTCCTGGATGCGGTCTTTGCGATCATCTGCGTTGAACTGGGAATTTAG
- a CDS encoding TlpA family protein disulfide reductase, giving the protein MGHRIAVMLTILGVCFLPACTTPPPVGTTPCPEVRLPAPPEEGARHYLGLPAGMEEFTFADISAKVLVVEMLQVQCPHCQGEAPSVNEFYQLVKKRGLADRIKVMGIATGNTPFEVDLYRRRYQVPFPLIADPGGRQLSVAATPTFFVIEPHADGGQVLYEKKGGLPGGEKFLNLIIERARLE; this is encoded by the coding sequence ATGGGACATCGCATTGCCGTGATGCTAACCATCCTTGGGGTGTGTTTTTTACCTGCCTGCACTACGCCGCCGCCGGTTGGTACCACCCCCTGTCCAGAAGTCCGGCTGCCAGCACCGCCGGAAGAGGGTGCACGCCACTACCTGGGGCTACCGGCCGGCATGGAGGAATTTACCTTTGCCGACATCAGCGCAAAGGTGCTGGTGGTTGAAATGTTGCAGGTCCAGTGTCCCCATTGCCAGGGGGAAGCTCCCTCGGTCAATGAATTCTACCAGCTGGTAAAAAAACGCGGTTTGGCTGACCGCATCAAGGTTATGGGTATTGCCACTGGCAACACCCCTTTTGAAGTGGATCTGTACCGCCGGCGCTACCAGGTGCCATTTCCTCTGATTGCCGATCCTGGAGGCAGACAACTGTCTGTCGCGGCAACCCCGACTTTTTTTGTCATTGAACCCCATGCCGACGGTGGACAGGTGCTCTATGAAAAAAAAGGTGGCCTGCCCGGAGGGGAGAAGTTTCTCAACTTGATCATTGAACGTGCACGGTTGGAGTAG
- a CDS encoding peroxiredoxin has protein sequence MIVLLICCLMGGAVSASGAGPVQAVFPVPHLSPQDSNLRIQVGDRAPDFTLPAITGDLITLSAYQGKKNVVLSFVPAAFTPVCSAQWPMYNMAEDLFSRYDAVVLGIATDNIPSLYAWTRGMGTLWFPVLSDFWPHGMVAKDYGVLRTNGTAERALFIIDKTGVIRYVDVHDINERPPLDVLAAALAAVADRQSDTTVR, from the coding sequence ATGATTGTTTTGCTGATCTGCTGCCTTATGGGCGGTGCTGTGTCAGCCTCGGGTGCGGGACCGGTTCAGGCTGTCTTTCCTGTACCCCACTTGAGTCCGCAGGACAGCAATCTGCGGATACAGGTGGGTGACCGGGCGCCTGATTTCACCCTGCCGGCGATTACTGGCGACCTGATTACCCTTTCGGCGTATCAGGGGAAAAAGAATGTCGTGCTCTCTTTTGTCCCTGCCGCATTCACACCTGTCTGTTCAGCCCAGTGGCCCATGTATAATATGGCTGAAGACCTCTTTTCCCGCTATGATGCTGTCGTCCTGGGGATTGCTACCGACAATATTCCTTCGCTCTACGCCTGGACCCGGGGGATGGGGACACTCTGGTTTCCCGTGTTGTCTGATTTTTGGCCCCATGGCATGGTGGCGAAGGACTATGGCGTACTGCGGACAAACGGTACAGCTGAACGGGCTCTTTTCATTATTGATAAAACCGGGGTCATTCGTTATGTCGATGTTCACGATATCAATGAGCGGCCACCTTTGGACGTCTTGGCAGCTGCTCTGGCGGCAGTGGCAGACCGGCAGAGTGATACAACAGTGAGGTGA
- a CDS encoding AAA family ATPase: MTKSLAPEQLFTVCDLDSLPFETTADLEELTQIVGQDRALEALQFGIGMHHAGYNLYVLGPAGMGKHTVVRQFLDRQAQEDHRPSDWCYVNNFADAHKPRALRLPPGIGAKFRQDMEHLLDELKSAIPSIFESDDYRSQLQEIEDELNSLQEAEFKALQQEAEKSQINLLRTPRGFAFAPMRNGEVINPEEFNKLPQDDQDRIEQKVGELQEKLQKILTQIPQWRKQSRSKIKALNSKVTMFAVGMLLDEVRRTYADLPEVMAYLQALQQDIIENVDDFRPQEKSPMQVFGLPDSSQPSFRRYQVNLLVDHGSAAGSPVVYEDNPTYQNLVGQVEHLAQMGALVTDFSLIKSGALHRANGGYLVLDVRKLLINPYAWEGLKRALYARKVTIESLGQMLSLVSTVSLEPEPIPLDVKVVLLGDRMLYYLLYHYDPDFRELFKVAADFEDEVDRQDANNQLYARLIATMVKREQLLPFDRSAVGRVIEHSARIAGDAEKLSTHLHSMADLLREADHWARIGGREAATNADVQQAINAQIRRADRVRTKVYEGIKRGTILIDVTGEKPAQVNGLSVIQLGNFMFGQPSRITATARIGEGKVIDIEREVELGGAIHSKGVLILSSFLAHRYALEKPLSLSASLVFEQSYGQVDGDSASVAELCALISALTGVPIKQSLAVTGSVNQHGMVQAIGGVNEKIEGFFDVCKAHGLTGSQGVLVPAANVKHLMLRQDVVDAVRQGLFHIYPLTTIDEAIELLTGMTAGVRDDEGGFPPASINGKMIARLDEFSRLRQEFAETGKEKNREHEE, translated from the coding sequence ATGACCAAATCTCTTGCTCCGGAACAACTGTTTACCGTCTGTGATCTGGATTCACTTCCTTTTGAGACCACAGCAGATCTTGAGGAATTGACCCAGATTGTTGGTCAGGACCGGGCCCTGGAAGCCTTGCAGTTTGGTATCGGCATGCATCATGCCGGCTACAACCTCTATGTTCTGGGACCCGCCGGGATGGGCAAGCATACGGTCGTCCGTCAGTTTCTTGACCGTCAGGCTCAGGAGGATCACCGTCCTTCAGATTGGTGTTATGTCAATAATTTTGCTGACGCCCATAAGCCCAGAGCTCTTCGCCTGCCGCCGGGTATAGGGGCCAAGTTTCGCCAGGATATGGAGCACCTGCTGGATGAACTGAAGTCGGCTATTCCTTCGATCTTTGAAAGTGATGATTATCGTTCCCAACTTCAGGAGATTGAAGATGAGCTCAACAGCTTGCAAGAAGCAGAGTTCAAAGCCCTCCAGCAGGAAGCTGAAAAAAGTCAGATAAATCTCTTGCGGACTCCCCGGGGCTTTGCCTTTGCCCCCATGCGCAATGGCGAAGTCATCAATCCTGAGGAGTTCAATAAACTTCCCCAGGATGACCAGGACAGGATAGAACAAAAGGTTGGCGAACTGCAGGAAAAACTGCAGAAAATTCTGACGCAGATTCCCCAGTGGCGCAAGCAGAGCCGCAGTAAGATCAAGGCACTCAATAGCAAAGTGACCATGTTTGCGGTCGGGATGCTGCTGGATGAAGTGCGGCGGACGTATGCTGACTTGCCGGAAGTGATGGCCTATCTGCAGGCCCTCCAGCAGGATATTATTGAGAATGTTGATGATTTCCGCCCCCAGGAAAAGAGTCCCATGCAAGTTTTTGGCCTGCCCGATTCTTCCCAACCCTCCTTTCGCCGCTATCAGGTGAACCTGCTGGTTGATCACGGCTCGGCGGCCGGTTCCCCGGTTGTTTATGAAGATAATCCCACCTATCAGAACCTGGTGGGCCAGGTGGAGCATCTGGCCCAGATGGGAGCCCTGGTTACTGATTTTTCCCTGATCAAGTCAGGAGCCCTGCATCGGGCGAATGGCGGCTACCTGGTCCTTGATGTCAGAAAACTGCTCATCAATCCCTATGCCTGGGAGGGCTTGAAACGGGCATTGTACGCCCGCAAAGTGACCATTGAATCCCTCGGGCAGATGCTGAGTCTGGTGAGTACAGTCTCTCTGGAGCCCGAACCCATTCCCCTTGATGTGAAAGTCGTCTTGCTTGGCGACCGGATGCTCTATTACCTGTTGTATCATTATGATCCTGATTTTCGCGAATTGTTCAAGGTGGCGGCTGATTTTGAGGATGAGGTGGACCGGCAGGACGCCAACAATCAGCTCTATGCCCGTCTGATTGCCACCATGGTCAAGCGGGAACAGTTGCTGCCCTTTGACCGATCAGCTGTCGGCCGGGTTATCGAGCACAGTGCAAGGATTGCCGGTGATGCCGAAAAACTGTCAACTCATCTCCATAGCATGGCTGACCTGCTTCGTGAAGCCGATCACTGGGCACGTATCGGTGGCCGTGAGGCGGCCACCAATGCGGATGTGCAGCAGGCTATCAATGCCCAAATCCGTCGGGCAGATCGGGTACGAACCAAAGTCTATGAGGGGATCAAACGAGGGACCATTCTCATTGATGTAACGGGGGAGAAACCAGCCCAGGTTAACGGCCTGTCGGTGATTCAGCTGGGCAACTTCATGTTTGGTCAGCCCTCCCGCATTACTGCTACCGCCAGGATAGGCGAGGGCAAAGTCATTGATATCGAGCGTGAAGTGGAGCTGGGTGGGGCTATCCATTCGAAAGGGGTGCTGATCCTTTCTTCCTTTCTGGCCCATCGTTATGCCCTGGAAAAACCACTTTCTTTGTCTGCCAGTCTGGTTTTTGAACAATCCTATGGTCAGGTTGACGGTGACAGCGCTTCGGTGGCGGAACTGTGTGCTTTGATATCTGCCCTCACCGGAGTGCCCATCAAACAATCGCTGGCGGTGACCGGTTCCGTGAATCAGCATGGCATGGTGCAGGCCATAGGTGGTGTCAATGAAAAAATTGAAGGTTTCTTTGATGTTTGCAAAGCCCATGGATTGACCGGCAGCCAGGGAGTTCTGGTTCCGGCCGCCAATGTTAAACACCTGATGCTGCGACAGGATGTTGTTGATGCCGTTCGTCAAGGACTATTTCATATCTATCCCTTGACAACCATTGACGAAGCCATTGAACTGCTGACCGGGATGACTGCCGGAGTTCGGGATGATGAAGGAGGATTTCCGCCGGCAAGCATTAATGGGAAGATGATAGCTCGTTTGGATGAGTTTTCCCGGCTGCGTCAGGAATTTGCGGAAACTGGCAAGGAAAAGAACCGTGAACATGAAGAATGA
- a CDS encoding universal stress protein, which produces MNMKNETPEDQPVKRILVMLDPSAPGRRALRAAAGIAADLQAELLGLLVEDMNLFRLASLPFTREINLFTGSKEDFPPSSLAQGLQAQAERLRRNLAAAAQQRQVSWSFRVTRGEIVAEVMTVMPQVDILIIGRPRQSLPSRLRLTSHDLGRRSGSQQERPKAAGHYPVMAYFNGSPSSLRGMDTAGLLARDNGGSLRIILPLGNQPLLKELEQQVLQWMRQRHLKARLIYLAEVTIEKVVHLVNREHGSALVLGRDTFDLDQGSFSELLDLLPCPVVLVN; this is translated from the coding sequence GTGAACATGAAGAATGAAACGCCGGAGGACCAGCCGGTAAAAAGAATTCTGGTAATGTTGGACCCTTCGGCGCCCGGGCGGCGAGCTCTCAGAGCGGCAGCCGGTATTGCTGCTGATCTGCAGGCTGAGCTTCTTGGCTTGTTGGTGGAGGATATGAATCTGTTCCGTCTTGCCAGCCTGCCTTTTACCCGCGAGATAAATCTGTTCACCGGCTCTAAGGAGGATTTCCCCCCATCCAGTTTGGCTCAGGGGCTTCAGGCTCAAGCCGAAAGGTTGCGCCGCAACCTGGCAGCGGCGGCTCAACAGCGGCAGGTTTCCTGGTCCTTTCGGGTGACGAGGGGTGAAATTGTTGCTGAAGTGATGACCGTCATGCCCCAGGTTGATATTCTGATTATCGGCCGACCGCGGCAGTCTTTGCCCAGCCGTTTACGCCTCACCTCCCATGACTTGGGGAGGCGGTCTGGTTCACAACAGGAGCGGCCGAAAGCTGCCGGACACTATCCGGTCATGGCCTATTTTAATGGTTCACCTTCTTCATTGAGGGGAATGGATACTGCCGGTTTGCTGGCCCGTGATAACGGCGGATCGCTGCGCATCATCCTGCCCCTGGGAAACCAGCCGCTGTTGAAAGAGCTGGAGCAGCAGGTTTTGCAATGGATGCGGCAGCGCCATCTGAAAGCCCGCCTGATTTATCTTGCCGAAGTGACCATCGAAAAGGTTGTCCACCTGGTCAATCGTGAACATGGCAGTGCACTTGTCCTCGGGCGGGATACATTTGATCTTGATCAGGGGAGTTTCAGTGAGTTGCTGGACCTGCTGCCCTGTCCGGTGGTGTTGGTGAACTAG
- a CDS encoding uracil-DNA glycosylase produces MKTGNTSDLEQLEAHLKLQQKLKNPGILRKVVDKEALMAHIEKELGDCQRCPLAATRTTIVFGAGSPEASLMFVGEAPGRDEDREGIPFVGRAGQLLTRIIEAINLTRDQVYIANILKCRPPNNRNPENQEILQCYPFLERQIAAIQPRIICALGTFAAQTLLQTSVPIGKLRGHPHQFSDQTLVIPTYHPAFLLRNPNKKRDVWEDMQLVMRLLAEKA; encoded by the coding sequence ATGAAAACAGGCAATACCAGTGACCTTGAGCAATTGGAAGCCCATCTCAAACTGCAGCAGAAGTTGAAAAATCCGGGGATACTCAGGAAAGTGGTGGACAAAGAAGCGTTGATGGCTCACATTGAAAAAGAGTTGGGCGACTGCCAACGCTGCCCCTTGGCCGCCACCCGCACCACGATTGTCTTTGGCGCCGGCAGCCCTGAAGCCAGCCTGATGTTTGTCGGCGAAGCACCGGGAAGGGATGAGGACCGGGAAGGAATTCCTTTTGTCGGCCGGGCCGGGCAGTTGCTGACCAGGATTATCGAGGCCATCAACCTGACCCGGGATCAGGTGTATATCGCCAACATTCTCAAATGCCGGCCACCCAACAACCGCAACCCTGAAAACCAAGAAATCTTACAGTGCTACCCGTTCTTGGAACGACAGATTGCCGCTATTCAACCGCGCATCATCTGCGCCCTCGGCACCTTTGCTGCCCAGACCCTGCTCCAGACCAGCGTGCCGATTGGCAAGCTGCGCGGCCATCCCCACCAGTTCAGCGACCAGACCCTGGTCATTCCCACCTATCATCCCGCCTTTCTGCTCCGCAACCCGAACAAGAAGCGGGATGTCTGGGAGGATATGCAGCTGGTCATGAGACTGCTGGCGGAAAAAGCCTGA